The Nicotiana tomentosiformis chromosome 2, ASM39032v3, whole genome shotgun sequence genome includes the window CAGATTGGAAGTCCTAGGTTCTTTTGAGGGCATTACAATTCTAAGCTCAATCAGCACTGGACTTAACATAGCCAACTAGTTTTACCTCGATGTTATCCTTCAACCTCACTGGCAAAAGGGTACGGAGATGAAAAATGCCATAAGCATGGGAAAAATCCTCATTTAATAATAACAAGGCATACATTTTGATTTCAAGAACGAAATATTTGCTCTTTCATGTCATCAATCAAAGTTTTACCGGGAGGCTCAGAATCCTTGTAATAAACATATCAGTGCCTTGTCTCCAAAAAGGTTCGCGCAAAGTGCAAATCAGATTAGAACTACCGTTCAAGAGAGACCACGACTAATCGTAGCACGCTTTGAAATATACAGCTGCAGAACTATCAGAAAACAATTAAGCTCTATCATAAAGTATCCACCCCAAGCCAAATTTTCCATATCTAGaatggaagaaatagaagaaacaACATTTACAGTACCAAACTTATCGTGGCATTTCAAGATCAGGTCTTTGATCGAGTGCCTGAATTGTTGTATTATCTGGAAGTGCATCAGGGTAGGTTGACATGATTTTTGCCTTCATGCTCCTGAAGAGGAAAAATAAACATTTGAAAGTAAAATAGGAATAATTGGGTAAACCACAAAACAAAGTAGTTCGCAATTTGGGGAATAGATCCTGTAGTCTAAGAGTGCATGGTTTTCTCTCTCAAAACATTATACTACCATCCAAAATGCTGATAATAACGAAAATGGACTTCTCGAGTCTAACATAAAGTCATTATGCAATTTATGTTTTGGCCTCACCTAGTTAGCAGTTTTAACGCTTGAATCAAGTTCTTTTAATTTGTGGGAAATGAAACTGGGTCTGTTTATGTGAGCTTCTTAAACATAGCTGGTCTAAGCGTAGATGAATGAGAAGGTTTCATAAATTGATGGCCAGCATGAAAATAGACCAAGTGATCCTCTGAATACTGAATTTTTGGAATGTGCAAATACTGAATAACAGAGCCTAGTTGGATTGAAACATGGTTGATTGAGTATTATGGAAGATTACGATAGGTTTTTTGTATTCCTCAAAATTTTTACCTTAGGCGAGGAGGAATTTAAAGTGAAAACCATGAGATTGGATCAAACTGCCGAAACGGTAGCACAACGTATCACATGCAACAAGCCAGCAATTGAAGAAAAGGAAGATGATGACTTTGATGCAAAACACATCTTTTAAAAGAAAAACAGAAGCAAGCAAAATATACTTTTTTGTTGCCACAGAGATCACGGATGAAAAGGTTGAGTAGATTCTAGTGAAATTTTCAAATAATGAACCGAGTAGTTTATCATTAGCAAATCTGTAAAGATGACTTATTAGGTGCAATTATAATGAATAGTCAAGCAAATCCAGCTACTCCTGGCAAAACTGATATTGAAATTTCAGAAAGAAGAGGATAATAAGAGGACGAAAAGGATGGCCATACCTCAACTTCTGAAATATGTAATCAAGGTCTGACTTCATAGATTTTAAGAGACGTGTATTTCTAGAGAAATCTGCCGAGACCTCTGTGAAACAATGCTCTGAATACTCATTGAAGTGCGAAAGAACTGCATTGCTGTCCTGCAAACGTCCCAATCTGCATTTTGAGTGTACAAGACATAAGGTAATCGTGGAAAAAGGCACCAAGAAAGACAATGAACAAAAAGTACTGAACGAACCGATAAATTACATGGTAAAAAACCTCTTCCAGAATTATGACAAATAGCTATCACAAAGGTGGCAGAAAGTTAAGTTTAAAGGAGGTGGCAGCTCCGAAGAGTTCCAGAACAGGCTGATATTCATGACCACATCCTAATCACAACCGGTAGAAAAGTACTACAAGAACTAATTTCTTTAGTGCACCAATGCAAAATCGACCATGCTTTAAGCAAGTTCGAGAGGCAGCATATCTCAAGCAGAAGTCAGAGCTTCAAACAAGACATAAGGTGTGTTACGGCTTCTTGGCAGCAACTTTAATAGGAGTTTCCAACTTTATGCTACTAAGCATCGTCTcaacttctttcttcttttcttttttcttgataAGTGACTGAAATAAAGCTTCTCAAGGAAAATTTCTCTAATCAAATGATAATACAGCTTTTGGATCCTAATTTTGACAGCTTAATTCTCATAAAAAGAGAGAAACTTGTGCATGCGTGGATCTAATTCTTACAAATGGTAAAACTGCTTTCCTTCTAGACTCAACAACTCCGGAAGATAGTGTTTTTCTGCAAAGATTGAAACTTTTGGCTTTTGAAATGCTGCCGCACCCACTGAACATTTGCCCATGTAATGCCAATGTTTATTTGGAAAGCTTATAATGTATTAAGTAATAAAACTGATATTTAGAAATTACTTATTCATCCAAAGGCTGGTTCTAAGTTGATGGAACAACACCTAGAACTCATCATCTATGAGACCAGGGGCGGATGTAGCATAGCAGTTCATTTGAACCTAGTACTTTCGGCACAAAGCATAAATTTATGTAGATATGAACCGTAACTATAAAAATACAATGTATCCGATACTTAAAACCTTAAAGGTTGAACCAATAAAGtttaaatcctagatccgcctctgtaTGAGACTAGAGACCGGTTTACCGAATGCACACAGAACGCACAAATCCATCAACTAATCACATCACTAGCAACTAATCCTCTCATTACCAATTATTAAAAAATATCCATATGTGACCAAACGCTGGTTTAACAATTAAACACCTCTGACCATAATAAGTCAATGATTGAATCTAAAGCAAGAATAAAAAGACCGAACTTGGGTCCACCCAAAACTGTATAGCCTAATGGGGCAATGCCTACGTAGCAGATACTATGCTCAGGAAGAACTGAACAGAGTAAAAAATGAATACAAGTTCAGATACATCTGATACTTCACAAAATAGCAGTCAAGAAACAAAATTGACTTTTTATCTCATGCTCGGGAAAAAATTGAACAGCTTCTATCATCAGATATGTTCCAAGGAAAATTatatataaggaaaaaaaatTGAATGAATGAGAGGTTGCAAAGAGAGAAGTACATGAGGTTTTGCAATTGCTTCAAAGAATCCAAATCCTGAGAATTGATTAGGGTTTTGAATTCTTTGGAGATCTCTTCGGATGCAGATTTGATGGATTCTTTCTGTGTTTCCTCCATTTTCTGGGTGTGTgttgggtgggggggggggggaggggttaaGTACATTGGATGATTACTATTTTGTTTTGCATAAACTGCGTCTCTTCTTCGATGAATTGCAAGTATCCTCTCTAGTTTGAAAAAATTACATTCATCTCCCAAACAACTTAGGCCTTTTTGgccaaacttcaaaaatatttttaattgaaTTTTCAGCAACTAGTAACTTGGATTGCTTTGGTGTTTAGCACACTctacttccaactaagaggttgtgactttcagtcaccccaaaagcaaggtggggagttgttggagggagggagccgagtttctatcgaaaacagcatctctaccccagggtaggggtaaggtgtgTTTACACACTacacagaccccactagtgggattatgtcaccccaagagcaaggtggggagttgttggagggagggagccgagtttctatcgaaaacagcatctctaccccagggtaggggtaaggtctgcgtacacactacacaaaccccactagtgagattatactggattgttacacagaccccactagtgagattatactggattgttgttgtagTAACGTGGGTTTGATATGTAAATATCACTTTTGTTATTAGTGCAAAGGTTCTATTtgaaattgtatatatatatataatttcattAATAGTTGGGGTCAATCAACATTCTTGCCGTTACAAAAACGGATTATATATGCCATGGCATATGTatttaataattataaaaaaattacttCCTTTGGTCCATTTtaattgactttttaattttttttgtggtTCATAATATTTGATTTTCAGATACCAAGAAAGAATTAACTTATTTTTTCCACAGCTTTTCTTGGAGTAAATAGATTAGAAGTATTTGTTATACTTTCAATGAATAAATTAAGAATAATATAATCAATTTTATTGCTAATTAATGCTATAAAAAGTATAATCCTTAATGTTTGTGAAAACTatcaaaaatcaattaaagtggggAGGGAGTATCAAATTTGCCTTTGGGGTGCAAAAGTCACAAATACGTGACATATGAGGGTGAAAACTAAATAAGTgcatttataattttatataacaAATAGTAACATTTTCTCAACACAAAACCCAAAACCCCAAAAGCGTCTGAAGTTTGAAGTCTGTTAGCAGTATTCAGCAGCGGTAAAGATGAACAAGAAGGAGGTGTTGAAGTTAGCTAAAGGGTTTAGAGGAAGAGCTAAGAACTGCATAAGAATAGCAAGAGAAAGAGTTGAGAAGGCGCTTCAGTATTCCTACAGAGACCGTCGCAACAAGAAGAGGGACATGCGTTCCCTCTGGATTCAACGAATCAACGCCGGAACTCGCCAACACGGAGTATGTACCATTCCCCTTTCTCTTTTTCTCCATTTGACATGGTGCGTCGAAGGCAAGTGAAGAGTCTATAATGAATTTGGTGAAAATCGTTTAGGGATCTAGATCTTTGTGATGAATTGATGAAACATTTTTGAAATGGGTAACTAATCCGGTCCTTTGTAAGTTCTTTTTATGTATAATTGAGTGGTCCAGTTAGCAGCAGGCGGAAATAAAGAGTGGCCGCATAAAATGTTGAATAATGTCAGATAGGAAGCGAGAAGTGAGTTATTAGACTAATAAGGTCTTTTGCAAGAATGACATAAACAAGTCTTTTATCTGACTATACTCTGGCGAATATGTGACATAGGACAAGTTACCAGCTATGCTTTGCAAACATCCACTCTAGTTTTGCATAGAATGGATACACAACCTAAATAAGAATATCAAAGGATTATCATTAAGTCATTCCCTGACTCTCAACTGAAAAAGATTGAGCCTGGAGAACATGGCATAGTTACGTATAAGCTAATAGACAGTCTACATGCTTCCAAGCTTGTAGAGAATGTCAAAATGTCATTCCTTTCCTTACTGTCTTACACTTTTTCTGATTAAATAAGGATGCCCTATTGACACCTAATATGTAGATCACTTTGTTCACGGGATAGGAATGCGTTTGCAATTTGCTACCCAACTTAAAATAGCATGTAATAGGCGTGTTTAGGTCCCATTTTAATATACTAAAGTAACTATGTACTCCATATTTTGGTTTTCTTAAGTTAATGGGAATTTGAAAGGTTTAAAGAATATTGTTACTAAGAGAAGATTACTGGCATCACATTTCTCTTAAGTTGAGTTGGATTTAAACTGAAAAGTTCTTTGAAATTTGTAAAATATGAGGATTAGCCACAAGGATTTTGGTTAGATGGCGAAGTAGTACTGTGCCGGTTGTGTGGTAAGAGCACATCAAGAATTTAAGTCCTAGTTGGTGAACAAGTCTGGTATTTAAGAGTAGTAGTTATGAACCTTGTAGAGAAGGGTAGAAGGAAGGTTCATATCCACAAGTTTTGAACTGGAGCAACAGATATCTTGGTTTTTAATAGACCCaaaataaaacacaaaaataataatacATCTGTGTTGATAAAAATACCTTGTATTATATCCACAAATTCACACTTGTAGAGAGACCGATATTTTGGAAGCCAGCTTTCAGTGGAGTGAATTTTGGAAATTATGGTGTGAAAGAAGCAAAGGGAACAGGGAGTGAAAAGAGAAGGTTAGAGGACTTAAGTCCCATAATCCTTGGACACAAATGCTTCCTCCGAACCTTCTCGACAtaaggaagcttgttttggaaaAGGCTTCTTGAAGTGTGTCaatacaaacaacaacaacaacaacaacaacaacgtcccagtaaaatcccacaagtggggtctggggagtgaAGTGTGTACCctgaccttacctctaccccgaggggtagagaggatgtttccgatagaccctcggctcaagagaaCGAAGTGTGTCAATACAAATGCTATTATATTTGTCTCCGATCCTGTACTGCTGCTGGATTTTAGAAATTTTGTCGTGCTTACTGAAATTTTCGGCATGAGATTAGAATACAAGCATGGTAGTAAAATTACCTAATTAAATTAGGGAGGCCTAATATGGCAGTCAAAGAGCAAAATTGCAGGACCCTCGGTTTTCGGCTGTGAAAACAATATATGCAGGAATTAAATAAGATATTTCTTATAGGAAGACGGACATTAATATGAAATGAGCGGATATGAACCATGAAATGCATTTGAAATTCAGGGGGTTTTTTTGGATAAAGGAAAAAAGGAaaacccggtgcactaagctcccactatgcgcggggtccgggaaaAGGCCGGATcgcaagggtctattgtacgcagccttaccctgcatttttgcaagagactgtttccacggctcgaacccgtgacctcctggtcacacgGCAGCAACTTTACCCGTTACGCCTAGGCTCCCTTCTTTTTTTGATAAAGGAAATTCAGGAATATTTTACCAGCTATAGGGAGGGTATTTTACTTGAGATTTTGTTAGGAAAACAAAGTTTCAGTTCTCAACGCTAAAATGGCTGCAGAATCACAAAGTGGAGTATGTCATGGTAGACAAATTCTCTAATAGTTCCTATCTTAGATATTCTGCTATTTTTCAGAAGCAACATTGTATTTTTTGAATGGTTGTTTTTTCCCAATTGCTTACAGATATGAATAAGGTGACGTTCTTATGCTTCATGATCCTGTTAAGCTTTCCGCTATTTGCTTTTAGAGATTTGGACATGGAGGATTTGGAAAAAAACATACATTTTCTAAGTTCTACTCTACAGTTATAAAATCTTGCAGAATCAAGCTCTTTACCCTACAAGTTGCTTTTCGAGGTCACCATCCTAGTATTTGGAATAATATATCTGCATAGCAGTAGAACACTGAGATTCTTGGGTGTTTCAATATCCAtttattctctcttttttttcctttacaAAGTTGGTGTCCGAGTCAGCTTCAGCGCTCTTCGACTATTTTACCGGTTACCCGTTACCTTCCACCAGTACAAGAACCGGGTAACTCTGCCACCGAGGTGGCTTAGGTAGATGAGAAAAATCTTCTACTCTCTATCTTCTTTAGCATTGTGGAAAGTCTGCAAATCAATATTTGTTTGACTATCCAAATGCCAATTAAGCAATGAAATATATAGCTCGTAGCCTCATAGTTGGAAGATATTGCATTGTTGCCTTGATATGAT containing:
- the LOC138906487 gene encoding kxDL motif-containing protein LO9-177-like; translated protein: MYLTPPPPPHPTHTQKMEETQKESIKSASEEISKEFKTLINSQDLDSLKQLQNLILGRLQDSNAVLSHFNEYSEHCFTEVSADFSRNTRLLKSMKSDLDYIFQKLRSMKAKIMSTYPDALPDNTTIQALDQRPDLEMPR